A genome region from Brassica oleracea var. oleracea cultivar TO1000 chromosome C2, BOL, whole genome shotgun sequence includes the following:
- the LOC106323388 gene encoding spore wall protein 2-like, with protein sequence MTSKAVTEKARRSKRQAGLDVSPQVSLTAKKPKKNGPKVNAELQSPAEEMEDVELPGSEEVEQDAEPEEEEDKDDETEPPEEKEDKDDETEPPEEKEDKDDETEPPEEKEDKDDETEPPEEKEDKDDETEPPEEKEDKDDETEPPEEKEDKDDETEPPEEKEDKDDETEPPEEKEDKDDETEPPEEKEDKDDETEPPEEKEDKDDV encoded by the coding sequence ATGACTTCCAAAGCTGTTACTGAGAAGGCGCGTCGCAGTAAGCGCCAAGCTGGCCTTGATGTTAGTCCACAAGTGTCTTTAACCGCGAAGAAACCTAAGAAGAATGGTCCAAAGGTTAATGCAGAATTACAGTCACCAGCTGAAGAAATGGAAGATGTCGAGCTTCCCGGTTCTGAAGAAGTCGAACAAGATGCAGAACCAGAAGAAGAAGAAGATAAAGACGATGAGACTGAACCACCAGAAGAAAAAGAAGATAAAGACGATGAGACTGAACCACCAGAAGAAAAAGAAGATAAAGACGATGAGACTGAACCACCAGAAGAAAAAGAAGATAAAGACGATGAGACTGAACCACCAGAAGAAAAAGAAGATAAAGACGATGAGACTGAACCACCAGAAGAAAAAGAAGATAAAGACGATGAGACTGAACCACCAGAAGAAAAAGAAGATAAAGACGATGAGACTGAACCACCAGAAGAAAAAGAAGATAAAGACGATGAGACTGAACCACCAGAAGAAAAAGAAGATAAAGACGATGAGACTGAACCACCAGAAGAAAAAGAAGATAAAGACGATGAGACTGAACCACCAGAAGAAAAAGAAGATAAAGACGATGTCTAA